One window from the genome of Natrialba magadii ATCC 43099 encodes:
- a CDS encoding DUF7500 family protein encodes MTDRNEGGNPESTADADADADVPPVLPSEQPGGNNGGGVLSPDELDFTESPYVAEVSESRYVVSADHSPPNVPDETQRRPSSRDESASTQTQPAADATDTPGTADGRSTDTETRKERPSQQAPAREQVESEQDRAQQAQGQGQGQGRRQQQDQQPPQQQQQHPHQPTPQPPQSPEHARSILADELDRTDARLALDIVAQFGSDSVRHRTASDDIVGTFDNLVLWYAQHVARKTPTMRTASLLFAKSEFAPELTESQLRKTAAKHGLDETDTIGDLRDALE; translated from the coding sequence ATGACAGATCGTAACGAGGGTGGCAATCCCGAGTCGACGGCCGACGCCGATGCTGACGCCGACGTTCCGCCGGTCCTCCCCAGCGAGCAACCGGGCGGCAACAACGGCGGCGGCGTCCTTTCGCCCGACGAACTGGACTTCACCGAGAGCCCCTACGTGGCCGAGGTTTCCGAGAGCCGGTACGTCGTTTCGGCCGACCACAGCCCACCGAACGTCCCAGACGAGACACAGAGACGGCCGAGTAGTCGCGACGAATCCGCAAGCACACAGACACAGCCCGCTGCGGATGCTACGGACACTCCAGGCACTGCAGACGGACGCAGCACCGACACCGAAACCCGAAAGGAACGCCCGTCACAGCAAGCGCCAGCACGAGAACAGGTCGAGTCCGAACAGGACCGAGCGCAGCAAGCGCAGGGGCAGGGACAGGGACAGGGACGACGACAGCAACAGGACCAACAACCGCCCCAGCAACAGCAACAACACCCACACCAACCCACCCCACAACCCCCCCAGAGCCCCGAACACGCCCGCTCCATCCTCGCCGACGAACTCGATCGGACCGACGCGCGACTCGCGCTCGACATCGTCGCCCAGTTCGGCAGCGACTCCGTCCGCCACCGAACCGCCTCCGACGACATCGTCGGCACCTTCGACAATCTCGTCCTCTGGTACGCCCAACACGTCGCTCGCAAAACACCCACGATGCGAACCGCCTCCCTCCTCTTCGCGAAATCCGAATTTGCCCCCGAACTCACCGAGTCACAACTGCGAAAAACCGCCGCCAAACACGGACTCGACGAAACCGACACCATCGGCGACCTGCGCGATGCACTCGAGTGA
- a CDS encoding FlaD/FlaE family flagellar protein: protein MVLSIIGNILGDGDGNSGTRSSSGNDSDDILGGDLAGSMSDDELLPGARAESATGGNGGDGTGDEALFDDGDLGGGDDFLDDDSMSIDGMGEMSDMDEMGGMGEMSDMGSMDGMDAMDDGGTVSSEVEARVEEMENSVGSLSSTVNTVQSENEKIGESLDDIEENIRKLLEVYEMVTQGVNPFVEGDSLADSMGAGAAGSGDFGGQSLFDSGDGGEADETIDEDIANAEADDFLDESIIDDDDGFDDDFDDLEDETSMDGDDNLDPDADADAAGDDELSFDELKSEYESGDANWDSDESAADDGDTTDDEDDLAADDDDGFDDDLAVDGDEADETDSLIDDADAIASDETSDTDGDTADLAAHDRSHPVWDDGGRPYLETIPSEYDTEFVVMDWLEYLVDELGLNGAARTLRFYESVYWVSTSVESHLQTVLNGFGGGPDIGEPEPHSSLGVDHKRSLWWISQIATPEKKRRPFDVWVDEENITVEQAMAVAEQHQPEVGAEDGGDSHGHGHDHDHDHGENKVEHNDADPAAGTDHTTAVDEFEPVAATTTTTTTTTTDAIDTADTATGEELTFDETTVADDHAELESPTETAAGDNSHIDQNLDPDPDPDPDYDLDPDSDPDPDTNSSEDDIELEFATDEPLDPFAAEDDSTDQTEGDGEADGRPASGADTDGEVATTTPAADTELESSGAQKIFIEEAEEDTVEQNHRNEPAGERVEPEAEVTDGGQMIWVDSDVVLSESGARLCNTRATTGGVDRGEQAEIAKPLVVSDEPADLDGWQVERIKLLLAPEEFEGGCEQPTDEAAHDHEQ from the coding sequence ATGGTACTCTCGATAATCGGCAACATACTCGGAGACGGCGATGGCAACAGCGGCACTCGCTCGAGCTCCGGGAACGATAGCGATGACATCCTCGGTGGTGACCTCGCCGGCAGTATGAGCGACGACGAGTTGTTGCCCGGAGCGCGAGCGGAAAGCGCTACTGGGGGCAACGGCGGCGATGGCACTGGTGACGAGGCTCTCTTTGACGATGGCGATCTCGGCGGTGGCGACGACTTCCTCGACGACGACTCGATGTCCATCGACGGCATGGGCGAGATGTCTGACATGGACGAGATGGGCGGTATGGGCGAAATGTCCGATATGGGGTCGATGGATGGCATGGACGCCATGGACGACGGCGGAACCGTCTCGAGTGAAGTCGAAGCGCGCGTCGAAGAGATGGAGAACAGCGTCGGCTCGCTCTCCTCGACGGTGAACACCGTCCAGAGCGAGAACGAAAAGATCGGCGAATCGCTCGACGACATCGAGGAGAACATCCGGAAACTCCTCGAGGTCTACGAGATGGTAACGCAGGGTGTGAACCCGTTCGTCGAGGGCGACTCTCTCGCCGATTCGATGGGCGCTGGTGCCGCTGGCAGCGGTGACTTTGGCGGACAGAGCCTTTTCGACAGCGGCGACGGCGGCGAAGCGGACGAGACGATCGACGAAGATATCGCGAACGCCGAGGCGGACGACTTCCTCGACGAGAGTATCATCGACGACGATGATGGCTTCGACGACGACTTCGACGACCTAGAGGACGAGACGAGCATGGACGGAGACGACAACCTCGACCCCGATGCAGACGCAGACGCCGCTGGTGACGATGAGCTGTCGTTCGACGAACTGAAATCTGAATACGAATCCGGTGACGCCAACTGGGACAGCGACGAAAGCGCTGCCGACGACGGCGACACCACCGACGACGAGGACGACCTGGCAGCCGACGACGATGACGGTTTCGACGACGATCTCGCCGTCGACGGCGACGAAGCGGACGAGACCGACTCGCTCATCGACGACGCTGACGCCATTGCGAGCGACGAGACGAGCGATACAGACGGCGACACAGCCGACCTCGCTGCACACGACCGTTCCCACCCCGTGTGGGACGACGGCGGCCGCCCGTACCTCGAAACCATCCCCTCCGAGTACGACACCGAGTTCGTCGTCATGGACTGGCTCGAGTACCTGGTCGACGAACTGGGGCTCAACGGTGCGGCCCGAACACTCCGGTTCTACGAGTCAGTCTACTGGGTGAGCACGTCGGTGGAATCACACCTACAGACGGTGCTGAACGGCTTTGGTGGCGGACCGGACATCGGCGAGCCAGAACCACACTCCTCACTCGGCGTCGATCACAAACGCAGCCTCTGGTGGATCAGCCAGATCGCAACGCCGGAGAAGAAGCGGCGCCCGTTCGACGTGTGGGTCGACGAAGAAAATATCACGGTCGAGCAGGCGATGGCTGTCGCGGAACAACACCAGCCGGAAGTGGGCGCTGAGGATGGAGGTGACAGTCACGGTCACGGTCACGATCACGATCACGATCACGGTGAAAACAAAGTCGAACACAACGACGCCGACCCAGCCGCCGGAACTGACCACACAACTGCAGTCGACGAGTTCGAACCAGTTGCGGCGACAACTACGACCACGACCACGACTACGACTGACGCAATCGACACCGCCGATACTGCCACTGGTGAGGAACTCACGTTCGATGAAACGACAGTGGCCGACGATCACGCCGAACTCGAGTCACCGACGGAAACGGCTGCGGGAGACAACAGTCATATCGACCAGAATCTCGACCCTGATCCCGACCCCGACCCCGACTACGACCTAGACCCAGACTCAGACCCAGACCCCGACACAAACTCATCCGAAGACGACATCGAACTCGAGTTCGCCACGGACGAACCACTCGATCCGTTCGCGGCCGAGGACGACTCGACCGACCAGACCGAGGGTGACGGCGAAGCTGACGGCCGGCCGGCTTCGGGTGCGGACACCGATGGGGAAGTAGCGACGACCACACCGGCAGCCGACACCGAACTCGAGTCCAGCGGCGCACAGAAAATCTTCATCGAGGAGGCAGAGGAGGACACGGTGGAGCAGAACCACCGCAACGAACCGGCCGGCGAGCGAGTCGAGCCGGAAGCGGAGGTGACGGATGGTGGGCAGATGATCTGGGTCGATTCGGATGTCGTGCTCTCCGAGTCCGGTGCCAGACTGTGCAACACGCGCGCGACCACCGGTGGCGTCGACCGTGGGGAGCAGGCCGAAATCGCAAAGCCGCTCGTCGTTTCGGACGAACCGGCGGATCTCGACGGCTGGCAGGTTGAACGGATCAAGCTCCTGCTCGCGCCGGAGGAGTTCGAGGGTGGGTGTGAGCAGCCAACCGACGAGGCTGCACACGACCACGAACAGTAA
- a CDS encoding ATPase domain-containing protein: MSQFKNIFSLGLDDRDRLNKELGGGIPTGSIVLMEGDYGAGKSAISQRFAYGLCETDKSVTFLSTELEVKGFVDQMDSLNYNVEEHLLFENMLFLHGDLDSGSVLSATDEEQTRQDLLTDLMDEETLWSADVIIIDTFDAILRNDPKFEALVRQNEERQAALEIISFLRNIISQGKIVVLTVDPSTVGDEAIGPFRSIADVFIELEMIEVGNDIRRQLFIKRFAGMGEQVGDRIGYSVRSGTGIVIENRSVA, encoded by the coding sequence ATGAGTCAGTTTAAAAATATCTTCTCACTCGGTCTCGACGACCGCGACCGACTGAACAAGGAACTCGGGGGCGGTATCCCGACCGGGAGTATCGTACTGATGGAAGGCGACTACGGCGCCGGCAAGAGCGCCATCTCACAGCGATTTGCGTACGGTCTCTGTGAAACGGACAAATCCGTGACGTTCCTCTCGACCGAACTCGAGGTCAAGGGGTTCGTCGACCAGATGGACTCGCTGAACTACAACGTCGAGGAGCACCTCCTCTTCGAGAACATGCTGTTTCTCCACGGCGACCTCGACAGCGGGAGTGTACTCTCTGCGACTGACGAGGAACAGACCAGACAGGATCTGCTGACCGACCTCATGGACGAGGAAACCCTCTGGTCCGCCGATGTCATCATCATCGACACCTTCGACGCCATCCTGCGTAACGATCCGAAGTTCGAGGCGCTGGTTCGCCAGAACGAAGAGCGCCAGGCCGCCCTGGAGATCATCTCGTTCCTTCGCAACATCATTTCGCAGGGAAAGATCGTCGTGTTGACCGTCGACCCCTCGACGGTCGGCGACGAGGCGATCGGTCCGTTCCGGTCGATCGCTGACGTTTTCATCGAACTCGAGATGATCGAGGTCGGGAACGACATCCGTCGGCAGTTGTTCATCAAGCGCTTTGCGGGGATGGGCGAACAGGTCGGTGACCGAATCGGGTACTCGGTTCGGTCGGGAACAGGTATCGTGATCGAGAACCGGAGTGTTGCCTAG
- a CDS encoding type II/IV secretion system ATPase subunit, with protein sequence MTEMGTPKPSDELQELAARRPHLREHLKKFRQITGEFPLLIDEPSAEYETPHPNVLYPVGGPIYSHVYGDVGTKMQYFAVEPTLSDEEQSVFSTVKDSLLRRSATKVAPEKDAEYSDRIEELLSETTHIKGDEVENIIERLKVRFHPGIQEIPQETYENIRYRLNRDIVGLGPLEPVMRDPANEDIHVIGPNECYVDHGVYGMVETTVDFGTQEEFDRWLSNMGERIGNPMTDAEPIVDSTLPDGSRLNVIYSDDVSVKGPSLTIRQGDEVPLSVTQITNWGTLSPELAAYLWLCLENERTVFVVGETASGKTTTLNSIMSFIPRDSKIYTAEDTAEVLPPHDTWQQLLTRESRSEDSADVDMFNLVEAALRSRPEYIVVGEVRGEEGRMAFQAAQTGHPVMLTFHASDIVSMIQRFTGDPINVPETFMDNADVALFQNRVKQGDDVLRRVTSVQEIEGYSEQMDGVVTRQVFYWDPVEDEIVFQGMNNSYVLEEQIATLLGYADTRDIYDDLQFRSDIIERMIQENILAYHEVNDTIDSFQRDGVEGLPFHVTRPD encoded by the coding sequence ATGACGGAAATGGGAACGCCGAAGCCGTCGGACGAGCTCCAGGAGCTGGCCGCACGCCGCCCGCATCTGCGCGAGCATTTGAAGAAGTTCAGGCAGATCACGGGTGAGTTCCCGCTGTTGATCGACGAACCGTCCGCTGAGTACGAGACACCGCATCCGAACGTCCTGTACCCGGTCGGTGGCCCGATCTATAGCCACGTCTACGGCGACGTGGGGACGAAGATGCAGTACTTCGCCGTCGAGCCAACGCTCTCTGACGAGGAGCAGTCCGTGTTCTCGACGGTCAAAGACTCGCTGCTTCGTCGAAGTGCGACCAAGGTAGCACCCGAGAAGGACGCAGAGTACAGCGACCGAATCGAGGAGTTACTGAGCGAGACGACCCACATCAAAGGCGACGAGGTCGAAAACATAATCGAGCGGCTCAAGGTCCGCTTCCATCCGGGTATTCAAGAGATTCCACAGGAGACCTACGAGAATATCCGCTACCGGTTGAATCGAGACATCGTCGGCCTGGGGCCACTCGAGCCGGTCATGCGCGACCCGGCGAACGAGGACATTCACGTGATCGGTCCCAACGAGTGTTACGTCGATCACGGTGTCTACGGGATGGTTGAGACGACGGTCGACTTCGGCACGCAAGAGGAGTTCGACCGCTGGCTCTCGAACATGGGTGAGCGCATTGGAAATCCGATGACCGACGCCGAGCCAATCGTTGACTCGACGCTGCCCGATGGCTCGCGTCTGAACGTCATCTACAGCGACGACGTGAGCGTGAAGGGGCCGAGCCTCACGATTCGTCAGGGCGACGAGGTGCCCCTGTCGGTCACCCAGATTACGAACTGGGGGACGCTCTCGCCCGAGCTAGCGGCGTACCTCTGGCTCTGTCTGGAGAACGAGCGAACGGTGTTCGTCGTCGGCGAGACGGCATCCGGGAAGACGACGACGCTGAACTCGATCATGTCGTTCATCCCGCGGGACTCGAAGATCTACACCGCAGAGGACACGGCAGAGGTGCTTCCGCCGCACGACACGTGGCAGCAGCTACTGACCCGCGAGAGTCGCAGCGAGGACAGTGCGGACGTCGACATGTTCAACCTGGTCGAGGCCGCGTTGCGTTCGCGTCCCGAGTACATCGTCGTGGGTGAGGTTCGTGGTGAGGAGGGGCGTATGGCGTTCCAGGCGGCCCAGACCGGGCACCCGGTCATGCTCACCTTCCACGCGAGCGACATCGTTTCGATGATCCAGCGCTTTACCGGTGACCCGATCAACGTCCCCGAGACGTTCATGGACAACGCCGACGTGGCGCTGTTCCAGAACCGCGTCAAGCAGGGCGACGACGTCCTCCGTCGGGTGACCTCGGTCCAGGAGATCGAAGGCTACTCCGAGCAGATGGATGGGGTCGTCACCCGGCAGGTGTTCTACTGGGACCCCGTCGAGGACGAGATCGTCTTCCAGGGAATGAACAACTCCTATGTGTTAGAAGAGCAGATCGCGACCCTGCTCGGATACGCCGACACCCGCGACATCTACGACGACCTCCAGTTCCGTTCGGACATCATCGAGCGGATGATCCAGGAGAACATTCTGGCGTACCACGAGGTAAACGACACTATCGACTCCTTCCAGCGCGACGGTGTCGAGGGACTGCCGTTCCACGTGACTCGGCCTGATTAA
- a CDS encoding CheF family chemotaxis protein: MSEDVVADFTGRFFRNHGESPGTPTSGRIIMTKRRLVLATNDDKTTIPLSTVIDVNVGTVPSHVKQFFDDTVTIGYKDDGQTRSAVIESTGETVDTFVAILFRCLLNGRKAAVKHPARVGGRVKDTPVVPGKIRIKNRRIEVASKRGTFSFDVETVMRIERSNKLGESADRVTLVVKYIDTDTDAGLTKTSLISPVKSQYVNLLGRFLRLELDELREEVADIELTNPEKRVLVGIHATGGDIDFTNMLDGDPAYVTNVLNSVQNKDLVLENASGLSLTSKGRIVVSERIEDVNA; encoded by the coding sequence ATGTCTGAAGACGTCGTTGCCGACTTTACCGGTCGGTTCTTCCGCAACCACGGAGAGTCACCGGGCACGCCAACGTCGGGACGAATCATCATGACGAAACGCCGCCTGGTCCTCGCGACGAACGACGACAAGACGACGATTCCGCTCTCGACAGTGATCGACGTCAACGTTGGAACCGTCCCCAGCCACGTCAAACAGTTCTTCGACGACACAGTGACCATCGGCTACAAGGACGACGGCCAGACCCGAAGCGCTGTCATCGAGAGCACGGGTGAAACCGTCGACACCTTCGTCGCAATTCTCTTTCGCTGTCTCCTCAACGGTCGCAAAGCGGCGGTCAAACACCCCGCACGGGTCGGTGGCCGCGTGAAAGACACGCCCGTCGTGCCTGGGAAAATTCGAATCAAGAATCGGCGGATCGAAGTCGCGAGCAAGCGCGGAACCTTCAGCTTCGACGTCGAGACTGTGATGCGAATCGAACGCTCGAACAAACTCGGCGAGAGTGCCGACCGCGTCACGCTGGTCGTCAAGTATATCGACACGGATACCGACGCTGGCCTGACCAAAACGTCGCTCATCTCACCCGTCAAGAGTCAGTACGTCAACCTGCTCGGACGCTTCCTCCGACTCGAGCTCGACGAGTTGCGCGAGGAGGTCGCCGACATCGAGTTGACGAATCCCGAAAAACGCGTGCTGGTCGGCATTCACGCGACTGGTGGCGACATCGACTTTACGAACATGCTGGACGGCGACCCGGCGTACGTGACGAACGTCCTGAACTCGGTCCAGAACAAGGACCTGGTACTCGAGAACGCAAGCGGACTGTCGTTGACGTCGAAGGGGCGGATTGTCGTGAGCGAGCGGATCGAGGACGTGAACGCCTGA